The Dioscorea cayenensis subsp. rotundata cultivar TDr96_F1 chromosome 19, TDr96_F1_v2_PseudoChromosome.rev07_lg8_w22 25.fasta, whole genome shotgun sequence genome includes a window with the following:
- the LOC120284155 gene encoding protein FAR-RED IMPAIRED RESPONSE 1-like has translation MAEAEFELGSSNPSKNGIEGSSSFEILNKVVHLEDSICETVIPKAGMTLDSEEEVYNFYVEYAWHEGFGITKRTTKSGEDGKLKYYTLACVRGGKRRISSSQNSFNPRLSTKTNCEAKINVIVANDGRYTISRVHFEHNHALSPQKSRFQKCNKKMDVYVKRRLELNDQAGISLSKNFQSLAVESGGYENLAYTERDCRNYIAKARQIRLGVGDAEALGIYFSRMQRRHSNFFYLVDMDDNGRLRNVFLADARSRAAYESFDDVISFDTTYLTNKYDMPFAPFVGVNHHGQTTLFGCGLLSKEDTESYIWLFKTWLECMSGKAPKAIITYQCMAIQGAIRMKSQTKGNVQTHNETQAKLCTQESVVNSNSLPHMPNMHVDSSTMQTIGNDFSSKGC, from the exons ATGGCAGAGGCAGAATTTGAGCTTGGGTCTTCTAACCCAAGCAAGAATGGGATAGAAGGGTCTTCtagttttgaaatattaaataaagtgGTACACCTTGAAGATTCAATATGTGAAACAGTTATTCCCAAGGCCGGCATGACGCTTGACTCAGAAGAAGAAgtgtataatttttatgttgaatATGCTTGGCATGAAGGGTTTGGTATTaccaaaagaacaacaaaatccGGAGAGGATGGAAAGTTAAAGTATTACACACTTGCATGTGTAAGGGGTGGCAAAAGAAGAATATCTTCATCACAAAATTCCTTCAATCCAAGGCTATCCACCAAAACAAACTGTGAAgcaaaaattaatgttattgttgCCAATGATGGAAGGTATACTATATCTCGGGTCCATTTTGAGCACAATCATGCACTCAGTCCACAGAAATCTAGATTtcaaaaatgcaataaaaaaatggatgtgTATGTGAAGAGAAGACTTGAACTAAATGATCAAGCAGGTATAAGTTTGAGTAAAAATTTTCAGTCTTTAGCTGTTGAAAGTGGTGGGTACGAGAATTTGGCATATACAGAAAGAGATTGTCGGAACTATATTGCGAAAGCAAGGCAAATCAGGCTTGGTGTTGGGGATGCTGAGGCGCTTGGGATTTATTTCTCTCGCATGCAAAGGAgacattcaaattttttttacttggttgATATGGATGATAATGGCAGATTAAGAAATGTGTTTTTGGCTGATGCAAGGTCTAGAGCAGCTTATGAATCTTTTGATGATGTTATCTCTTTTGACACAACATACTTAACAAATAAGTATGATATGCCCTTTGCTCCTTTTGTTGGAGTAAATCATCATGGGCAAACAACATTATTTGGATGTGGTTTATTGTCAAAGGAGGATACCGAAAGCTATATTTGGTTGTTCAAAACTTGGTTGGAATGCATGTCGGGGAAGGCCCCAAAGGCGATAATTACATATCAATGCATGGCTATTCAAGGTGCAATTAGGATG AAATCTCAAACGAAGGGTAATGTTCAAACTCATAATGAAACACAAGCAAAACTTtgtactcaagaaagtgtg GTCAATTCGAATTCCCTCCCTCATATGCCAAATATGCATGTTGATAGCTCCACAATGCAAACTATTGGCAATGATTTTTCATCCAAG GGATGCTGA
- the LOC120283515 gene encoding probable protein phosphatase 2C 47, translating to MATSAFVILDNGFRTKDNNVSSINREEPGKPEGLKKTSAIGRPPRHLPDLRHCRSSNQLPTLSDFDSGFRSPGLISPSDARKNFLPVYRSGSCSEIGPKQHMEDEHICIDNLVEHLRGDMDFPSPGAFYGVFDGHGGTDAASFVRKNILKFILEDKDFPTSIEKAMQSAYVKADHAFADHPHLDCSSGTTALTVLIFDRKMLIANAGDCRAVLGKRGRAIELSKDHKPNCMSEKLRIEKLGGTVTDEYLNGQLSVARAIGDWHIKGSKGSVCPLSAEPELQELTLTEEDEFLIIGCDGLWDVMSSQCAVTLARKELMFHNDPARCSRELVREAMRRNTCDNLTVVVVCFSLDPPIRIQVSRSRVRKSLSMEGLHVLKGALDCDF from the exons ATGGCAACCAGTGCTTTTGTGATACTAGACAATGGATTTAGAACCAAAGATAATAATGTATCTTCAATCAATCGGGAAGAACCCGGTAAGCCAGAAGGTTTGAAGAAAACGTCGGCAATTGGAAGGCCTCCTCGGCATCTCCCTGATCTCCGGCATTGCAGGAGCTCTAACCAGTTGCCAACTTTATCTGATTTT GATTCTGGTTTTCGAAGCCCTGGTTTGATATCGCCGTCTGATGCACGGAAAAATTTCTTGCCTGTGTATCGGTCGGGGAGTTGTTCGGAGATTGGGCCGAAACAACATATGGAAGATGAGCACATTTGTATTGATAATCTTGTTGAACATCTCAGAGGAGACATGGATTTTCCTTCTCCTGGTGCTTTCTATGGG GTATTTGATGGGCATGGTGGAACAGATGCAGCATCATTTGTGAGAAAAAACATACTAAAGTTCATACTGGAAGACAAAGATTTTCCGACAAGCATAGAAAAGGCTATGCAAAGTGCATATGTTAAAGCAGACCATGCATTTGCTGATCACCCTCATTTGGATTGCTCCTCTGGAACAACTGCACTCACTGTTCTCATCTTCGACAGGAAAATGCTCATAGCCAATGCCGGTGACTGTCGAGCGGTACTAGGAAAGCGCGGTCGTGCGATCGAGCTTTCCAAAGATCATAAACCAAATTGCATGAGTGAAAAACTGCGAATTGAGAAGCTAGGTGGTACTGTGACAGATGAATATCTGAATGGGCAGTTATCGGTGGCACGAGCCATCGGTGATTGGCACATAAAGGGATCGAAAGGATCGGTATGTCCGTTGAGCGCGGAACCTGAGTTGCAGGAATTAACATTGACAGAAGAAGATGAGTTCTTGATAATTGGATGTGATGGATTGTGGGATGTGATGAGTAGTCAATGTGCAGTGACATTGGCAAGGAAAGAGCTGATGTTTCACAATGATCCTGCAAGGTGTTCTAGAGAGCTTGTTAGGGAGGCTATGAGGAGGAATACTTGTGATAATTTGACTGTGGTTGTGGTGTGTTTCTCTCTGGATCCACCAATTAGGATTCAGGTCAGTAGGTCCAGAGTTAGGAAGAGTCTTTCTATGGAgggattgcatgttcttaaaGGAGCTCTGGATTGTGATTTCTGA